One Alteromonas sp. KC3 DNA segment encodes these proteins:
- a CDS encoding D-alanine--D-alanine ligase — MFKPSVSTHSPSEYGKVAVLLGGDSAEREVSLNSGTAVLNALLRQGVDAFAFDPAERPLTDLLTLDVDRALIMLHGRGGEDGSMQGALQLLKIPYTGSRVLGSALAMDKIHTKQVWQSLGLPTAKYEIADKRHFEAGKCSAIMDKLGNEVMVKPAREGSSIGMARVTSAKQLETAIQDAFKYDNQVLLEQYIDGPEFTVSVLQGQALPSIRMSTPHTFYDYAAKYQDNTTEYYCPSGLSEEQEVQLAKLAARAFDAVSGSGWGRVDVMQDNQRQFYLLEANTVPGMTEKSLVPKAAKVAGLSFDELVLSILSTSFDDNPKTAV; from the coding sequence ATGTTTAAACCCTCAGTTAGTACTCACTCTCCATCGGAATATGGCAAAGTTGCTGTTCTGTTAGGTGGCGATTCAGCAGAACGCGAGGTCTCGCTTAATTCAGGTACGGCAGTACTAAACGCGCTGTTACGTCAAGGTGTGGACGCTTTTGCATTCGACCCTGCTGAGCGTCCTTTAACTGATTTACTTACACTCGATGTCGACCGAGCGCTTATTATGTTGCATGGTCGCGGCGGTGAAGATGGTTCCATGCAAGGGGCATTACAGCTACTTAAAATTCCTTATACAGGCAGTCGAGTGTTAGGTTCAGCATTGGCGATGGACAAAATTCACACGAAGCAAGTTTGGCAAAGTTTGGGCTTACCGACAGCAAAATATGAAATTGCTGATAAAAGGCACTTTGAAGCTGGTAAGTGCAGCGCTATAATGGATAAATTGGGGAATGAAGTCATGGTAAAACCGGCCCGAGAAGGGTCGAGTATTGGCATGGCACGAGTGACTAGCGCTAAACAACTCGAAACTGCTATTCAAGACGCCTTTAAATATGATAATCAAGTCTTGTTAGAGCAGTATATTGACGGCCCAGAGTTCACTGTTTCTGTATTACAGGGGCAGGCTTTGCCGTCTATTCGCATGTCTACTCCACATACATTCTACGATTATGCTGCTAAGTATCAGGATAATACTACGGAATATTACTGTCCCAGCGGTTTGTCCGAAGAACAAGAGGTGCAACTAGCAAAGCTTGCTGCACGTGCGTTTGATGCAGTGTCTGGCAGTGGTTGGGGGCGTGTTGATGTCATGCAAGACAACCAAAGGCAGTTTTATTTGCTCGAGGCAAATACAGTGCCGGGAATGACAGAAAAAAGTTTAGTCCCCAAAGCAGCTAAAGTAGCGGGGTTATCGTTTGATGAACTGGTTTTAAGTATTTTATCGACCAGCTTTGATGACAACCCAAAGACGGCGGTTTAA
- the murC gene encoding UDP-N-acetylmuramate--L-alanine ligase: MVFKTPFESPQMRRVKNIFFIGIGGAGMGGIAEVLLNEGYAIAGSDIQEGPMTQRLSELGADVKIGHRSENVEGMDVIVVSSAINEQNPEIIVAREKRIPIIRRAEMLAELMRFRHGIAVAGTHGKTTTTSLISTIFAEAEYDPTFVIGGLLNSAGTNARLGKSRYLIAEADESDASFLHLQPMVSVVTNIEADHMDTYGGDFSKVKDTFVDFLSNLPFYGQAIVCGDDANIQEIRPRIGRSILTYGFEAHNDYRAENIRLSFGKANFTVIRPELPALEITLNLTGNHNVLNALAAIAVATDEGIEDDAIIRALASFGGIGRRFEQLGTFTTSKGEVCLVDDYGHHPTEVRATIAAARANWPDKRLVMVYQPHRYTRTRDLYEDFVEVLSSVDALLLLDVYAASEQPIEGADSKSLCRSIRQRGQIEPVYVGGKDALPAILANIMLDGDIVMTQGAGNIGQIAKLLAKHQLEPQQLAKEGE; the protein is encoded by the coding sequence ATGGTTTTTAAAACCCCATTTGAAAGCCCGCAAATGCGCAGGGTCAAAAATATATTTTTTATTGGTATCGGCGGTGCCGGTATGGGCGGTATCGCAGAGGTATTGCTAAATGAAGGTTATGCGATTGCAGGCTCTGATATTCAAGAAGGGCCTATGACGCAACGCTTAAGTGAACTGGGCGCTGACGTGAAAATTGGCCATCGTTCGGAAAACGTGGAAGGTATGGATGTTATTGTCGTGTCCAGTGCCATAAACGAGCAGAACCCAGAAATCATTGTTGCTCGTGAAAAGCGTATTCCAATTATACGCCGCGCTGAAATGCTCGCCGAACTCATGCGTTTTCGTCATGGCATTGCTGTGGCAGGAACCCATGGTAAAACAACCACTACAAGCTTGATTTCTACTATTTTTGCAGAAGCAGAATACGATCCTACGTTTGTGATTGGCGGGCTGCTTAACAGTGCTGGTACTAATGCAAGACTAGGTAAAAGCCGCTATCTCATAGCAGAAGCTGACGAGAGTGATGCGTCATTTCTCCATCTGCAGCCTATGGTGTCAGTAGTCACCAATATCGAAGCAGACCATATGGATACGTATGGCGGCGACTTTTCAAAGGTCAAAGACACGTTTGTCGACTTCCTATCTAACTTACCATTTTACGGTCAGGCAATTGTGTGTGGGGACGATGCAAATATTCAAGAGATTCGCCCGCGTATTGGTCGCAGTATTCTTACCTATGGTTTTGAAGCACATAACGATTACCGTGCAGAAAACATTCGTCTGTCTTTTGGTAAAGCAAATTTCACTGTTATTCGTCCAGAATTACCCGCGCTTGAAATCACATTAAACCTAACCGGTAATCACAATGTGTTAAACGCACTTGCCGCCATTGCAGTTGCAACTGATGAAGGTATCGAAGATGACGCCATTATTCGTGCACTCGCCAGTTTTGGTGGGATAGGTCGTCGTTTTGAGCAACTAGGTACGTTTACAACGAGCAAGGGTGAGGTGTGCTTAGTAGATGACTATGGGCACCATCCAACAGAAGTTAGAGCGACGATCGCTGCGGCAAGAGCGAATTGGCCAGACAAGCGCCTTGTTATGGTTTATCAACCTCACCGTTACACGCGAACCCGTGATTTGTACGAAGATTTTGTTGAAGTCCTGTCTAGTGTAGATGCGCTATTGCTGTTAGATGTTTACGCAGCAAGTGAGCAACCCATTGAAGGCGCTGACAGTAAATCTCTGTGCCGCTCTATACGTCAAAGAGGGCAAATAGAACCTGTTTATGTGGGCGGCAAAGACGCATTACCAGCGATATTGGCCAATATTATGCTCGATGGAGACATAGTGATGACCCAAGGGGCGGGGAATATTGGACAAATTGCCAAGCTACTTGCAAAGCACCAATTAGAGCCACAACAACTTGCTAAGGAGGGAGAATAA
- the murG gene encoding undecaprenyldiphospho-muramoylpentapeptide beta-N-acetylglucosaminyltransferase — translation MAKRCLIMAGGTGGHVFPGLAVANALRDEGWEIHWLGTAERMEADVVPKHGIPIHFIPVRGLRGKGLSARIKGAIALVKSLFSARRIITRIAPDIVVGFGGYASGPGGVAAKTLGIPVIIHEQNAAAGMTNKLLSKIATRVLLGFDDAKTQFSGAIKKVHTVGNPVRDAIFSVKAKVAENRVSEGNGSLNMLVVGGSLGAQILNETVPATCGALSGLSIMHQCGKGNSENVKQAYESAGADMTKIKVSDFIDDMAAAYEWADFVVCRAGALTVSEVAAVGRAAIFVPLPHAVDDHQTKNAQSLVKQNAAVLIAQNVLKDNLGQAVRQWLKHPDDCLKMGALARKCASTHATEHVVSHVKSVVGVGD, via the coding sequence ATGGCTAAGCGTTGTTTGATCATGGCGGGTGGCACTGGTGGACATGTTTTCCCCGGACTTGCGGTGGCAAACGCATTGCGTGATGAAGGCTGGGAAATTCATTGGCTTGGCACCGCAGAGCGAATGGAAGCTGATGTCGTACCTAAGCACGGTATTCCTATCCATTTTATTCCTGTTAGGGGACTGCGTGGAAAAGGCCTGTCTGCACGCATTAAAGGGGCCATCGCACTGGTTAAAAGTCTATTTTCGGCAAGACGTATTATCACGCGTATAGCGCCTGACATCGTGGTAGGTTTTGGAGGCTATGCGAGTGGTCCAGGCGGTGTTGCCGCTAAAACACTGGGCATACCCGTTATCATTCATGAGCAAAACGCTGCAGCGGGCATGACCAACAAATTGCTTAGTAAAATAGCCACTCGTGTACTACTTGGTTTTGATGATGCGAAAACACAATTTTCTGGCGCTATTAAAAAAGTGCACACAGTAGGTAATCCAGTTCGAGATGCTATTTTTTCGGTAAAAGCAAAAGTGGCTGAGAATAGAGTGAGTGAAGGAAACGGTTCGCTGAATATGCTTGTTGTTGGCGGTAGTTTAGGGGCGCAGATCTTAAACGAAACTGTGCCAGCAACGTGCGGCGCATTATCCGGTTTATCCATTATGCACCAATGCGGCAAAGGAAATAGCGAAAACGTTAAACAGGCCTATGAAAGCGCAGGCGCAGACATGACAAAAATCAAAGTGAGCGATTTTATTGATGATATGGCTGCGGCATACGAATGGGCTGATTTCGTAGTATGCAGGGCGGGTGCGTTAACCGTTAGTGAGGTTGCCGCAGTAGGCAGAGCAGCCATTTTCGTTCCTCTACCGCATGCAGTAGACGATCATCAAACAAAGAATGCGCAATCATTGGTCAAGCAAAATGCTGCTGTTTTGATTGCACAAAATGTATTAAAAGACAACTTAGGGCAAGCGGTGCGTCAGTGGCTTAAACATCCCGACGACTGCTTGAAAATGGGGGCATTGGCGCGTAAGTGTGCGAGTACCCATGCCACAGAACATGTAGTAAGCCACGTTAAAAGCGTGGTAGGAGTAGGGGACTAA